In Fervidobacterium nodosum Rt17-B1, one genomic interval encodes:
- the sufB gene encoding Fe-S cluster assembly protein SufB, translating into MSNLNELLYELKQKENFELKVNVPAALKLPAGLDRKLVYEISKAKDEPQWMTEHRLKSFEIFEKWHEPDWGVERDELDLSKIVPYVKPNAKKTTSWEEVPSEIKEAFERLGIPEAERKYLAGVGAQFDSEMIYKNIKEELKKLGVIFIDIETAVKEYPDLVKEYFMKLVPPTDNKYAALHGALWSGGTFLYVPKGVKVPLPLQSYFLFGNPGGGQFEHTVIIADEGSEVTYIEGCTAPKYDVVNLHIGTVEVYVKKGAKLKYLTMQNWSKNMFNLEIKRAIAYDDAVMTWVSGSFGSYKTMVYPATILKGDNSVSENISISFAGPGQHIDTGSKVIHIGKNTRSTVDARSISIGGGWSFYRGLLKIMENAKGSKASVSCTGLMIDNKSKSDTVPIIEVHNTDSDIGHEAKIGRIKDEQIFYLMSRGLSELEAKGLIVKGFIQPVVQELPFEYAIELNRLVDMEIESSIG; encoded by the coding sequence AGTTAGTCTATGAAATCTCAAAAGCAAAAGATGAACCTCAATGGATGACAGAACATAGGCTTAAGTCATTTGAGATATTCGAAAAATGGCATGAGCCAGATTGGGGTGTCGAAAGAGACGAATTGGATTTGTCTAAGATAGTGCCTTATGTAAAACCCAACGCAAAAAAGACAACGTCTTGGGAAGAAGTGCCAAGTGAGATTAAAGAAGCGTTCGAAAGACTTGGTATCCCAGAAGCGGAAAGAAAATATCTTGCTGGCGTCGGTGCACAATTCGATTCTGAAATGATTTATAAAAATATAAAAGAGGAATTGAAAAAGTTAGGAGTTATATTCATAGATATCGAAACAGCTGTTAAGGAATATCCTGACCTTGTAAAAGAATATTTTATGAAGCTTGTTCCTCCAACCGATAACAAATACGCCGCGTTACATGGGGCACTTTGGAGCGGCGGTACGTTTTTGTACGTTCCAAAAGGTGTTAAAGTGCCTCTCCCGTTGCAATCTTACTTTTTGTTTGGAAACCCAGGTGGTGGACAATTTGAACATACGGTGATAATCGCGGACGAAGGAAGCGAAGTTACATATATCGAAGGTTGTACAGCACCTAAATACGATGTGGTGAATTTACACATTGGTACGGTCGAAGTGTACGTCAAGAAAGGTGCGAAGTTGAAGTATTTAACAATGCAAAACTGGAGTAAGAATATGTTCAACCTTGAAATAAAACGCGCGATAGCTTACGACGATGCTGTAATGACTTGGGTGTCTGGTTCGTTTGGAAGTTACAAAACAATGGTTTATCCAGCAACGATATTAAAAGGTGACAATTCCGTATCTGAAAATATCTCGATATCATTTGCCGGTCCCGGTCAACATATCGATACAGGTTCCAAGGTCATACACATAGGTAAGAACACGCGTTCAACAGTCGACGCAAGGAGTATAAGCATAGGCGGTGGTTGGTCGTTCTACCGTGGACTTTTGAAAATAATGGAAAACGCTAAAGGTTCTAAAGCCTCTGTAAGTTGTACCGGACTTATGATAGATAACAAGTCAAAAAGTGATACGGTACCTATCATAGAAGTGCATAATACTGATTCAGACATTGGCCACGAAGCAAAGATAGGTAGAATCAAAGACGAGCAGATATTCTATCTTATGAGCAGGGGCTTAAGCGAATTGGAAGCAAAGGGATTAATCGTTAAGGGGTTCATTCAACCAGTTGTCCAAGAATTGCCATTTGAATACGCTATAGAATTGAATAGACTCGTCGATATGGAAATAGAATCTTCAATTGGTTAA
- a CDS encoding DDE-type integrase/transposase/recombinase, with protein sequence MNNSTLSCPKCGSTSLYKNGHDKYGNQQFLCKLCHHSFKLSHSQKRKNFPFPYPKCTSCGKSMQIYKVRRSFVVFRCRACRTKDRVPFNLPEPVTLIPEKFKYFRFPIFFVLKAFVLYMKHNMSYRSLAHSLNIKVSHVTIYKWVIKLCTLFSVLFPTFTIENVFSVHADETVLVFKEQKYYVWLLVDHETNLILCWHVSKYRDMGQVKVLLEKFFGNSKPRNIELITDGLGAYESAVKLLFRNINHVVVPLGKNNQCESKFSLLKDFFRLKRGLKNTKNLAKYIQGFCVVKNLWKTHNGNINRILSQLHSFITTS encoded by the coding sequence ATGAACAACTCAACGCTCTCTTGTCCAAAATGCGGTTCCACCAGCTTATACAAAAACGGTCATGACAAATACGGTAACCAACAATTCCTTTGCAAACTCTGCCATCATTCTTTCAAACTCTCCCATTCTCAAAAACGCAAAAACTTCCCTTTCCCTTATCCCAAATGCACTTCTTGTGGTAAATCTATGCAAATTTACAAAGTCCGTCGCTCTTTCGTTGTCTTCCGTTGTAGAGCTTGTCGTACCAAAGATAGAGTACCTTTTAACCTCCCCGAACCAGTCACCCTTATTCCTGAGAAATTTAAATATTTCCGCTTCCCTATCTTTTTCGTCTTAAAGGCTTTTGTTTTGTATATGAAACACAATATGTCTTATCGCTCTCTTGCTCATTCTCTTAATATCAAAGTATCTCATGTCACCATATACAAATGGGTTATTAAATTGTGTACTTTATTCTCTGTACTTTTTCCAACATTTACCATCGAAAATGTTTTCTCAGTTCATGCTGATGAAACTGTTCTTGTGTTCAAAGAACAAAAGTACTATGTTTGGCTATTAGTTGATCACGAAACTAACTTAATTCTTTGTTGGCATGTCTCAAAGTATCGTGATATGGGACAAGTCAAAGTATTGCTCGAGAAGTTCTTTGGTAATTCAAAACCTAGAAACATTGAACTTATTACTGATGGACTTGGTGCATATGAAAGTGCAGTAAAGCTGTTGTTCAGAAATATCAATCACGTAGTGGTACCGCTCGGTAAAAACAATCAATGTGAATCTAAGTTTTCATTGTTGAAAGACTTTTTCCGACTCAAGCGAGGGCTGAAGAATACGAAGAACTTAGCGAAATATATTCAAGGATTTTGTGTAGTGAAGAATCTTTGGAAAACGCACAATGGCAATATCAATCGCATTCTTTCACAATTACACTCTTTCATCACTACAAGTTAA
- a CDS encoding MscL family protein, producing MKKFMKEFSDFLKQYNVIGLAVAIIIGGKLNQFVTSFVNDLLMPAIFQPVLSSNQFYPGCV from the coding sequence ATGAAAAAATTTATGAAAGAGTTCTCGGATTTTTTAAAGCAGTATAATGTTATAGGTCTTGCCGTTGCTATAATCATCGGTGGAAAGTTAAATCAATTTGTCACATCTTTTGTAAACGACTTATTAATGCCAGCTATTTTCCAACCAGTTTTATCCAGCAACCAGTTTTATCCAGGTTGCGTTTGA
- a CDS encoding MscL family protein has protein sequence MSKIEQINWHGIYWGKVVSAGIDFLIVAFLVFLLIKSMNKAAEKTKVAAELAAKKVEKIEEKIKKD, from the coding sequence TTGAGCAAAATTGAACAAATTAACTGGCACGGTATTTATTGGGGGAAAGTTGTTTCGGCTGGTATTGACTTTTTAATAGTTGCTTTCTTAGTATTTTTGCTTATAAAATCAATGAACAAAGCTGCTGAAAAAACAAAAGTAGCCGCTGAATTAGCTGCTAAGAAAGTGGAAAAAATTGAGGAAAAAATAAAGAAAGACTAA